The following are encoded in a window of Halosolutus halophilus genomic DNA:
- a CDS encoding nicotinamide-nucleotide adenylyltransferase — translation MTRGFYIGRFQPFHNGHLSMVEQIAEDVDELVLGIGSADDSHTTRNPFTAGERIMMITKSLVDYDLVTYAVPIEDLERNSVWVSHVQSMSPDFDVAYSNNPLVIQLFREADIEVRQSPMFNREVLEGSEVRERMINGGDWETLVPEPVAEVVDETDGIERIQMVNRSDSNGG, via the coding sequence ATGACCCGGGGGTTCTACATCGGCCGGTTCCAGCCCTTCCACAACGGCCACCTCAGTATGGTCGAACAGATCGCCGAGGACGTCGACGAACTCGTCCTGGGGATCGGCAGCGCCGACGACTCGCACACGACCCGGAACCCGTTCACGGCGGGCGAACGGATCATGATGATCACGAAGTCGCTCGTCGACTACGACCTCGTCACGTACGCCGTCCCGATCGAGGACCTCGAACGGAATTCGGTGTGGGTGAGCCACGTCCAGAGCATGAGTCCGGACTTCGACGTCGCGTACTCGAACAATCCGCTCGTCATTCAACTGTTTCGCGAGGCGGACATCGAGGTCCGCCAATCGCCGATGTTCAACCGCGAGGTGCTCGAGGGCTCGGAAGTCCGCGAACGGATGATCAACGGCGGCGACTGGGAGACGCTCGTTCCCGAACCCGTCGCCGAAGTCGTCGACGAAACCGACGGGATCGAACGGATCCAGATGGTCAACCGGTCCGACTCGAACGGCGGGTGA
- a CDS encoding SAM hydrolase/SAM-dependent halogenase family protein produces the protein MLTLASDFGSPYPAAMKGVVCRRTDARLVDVAHDLPRQDVRAAAFWLRETLPYFPPATHLVVVDPGVGTDRNALVVRAGEHALVGPDNGVLCPPARRLAGDGPIETYVIDETRLDPVEPATPQASDADTLAPDTAGKRGPASNTFHGRDVFAPAAAAVHDAPLSDLSDLAFLTPAEFAVDLELPTASVENERARGDVLVVDDFGNAITNVPGGYLDGRETIVANGESVPVGETFAAVPAGDRLATVGSHGYVELDVNQGRGDEAFGLTAGDDVVLEPTDTSA, from the coding sequence ATGCTCACCCTCGCGTCGGACTTCGGCTCGCCGTACCCGGCGGCGATGAAAGGCGTCGTCTGCCGGCGAACTGACGCGCGACTCGTCGACGTCGCCCACGACCTCCCCCGGCAGGACGTCCGCGCGGCCGCGTTCTGGCTCCGCGAGACGCTGCCGTACTTTCCGCCCGCGACCCACCTCGTCGTGGTCGACCCCGGCGTCGGAACCGATCGGAACGCGCTCGTCGTCCGTGCGGGCGAGCACGCGCTCGTCGGCCCCGACAACGGGGTCCTTTGCCCGCCAGCGCGACGGCTCGCCGGCGACGGCCCGATCGAGACGTACGTGATCGACGAGACCCGCCTCGACCCGGTCGAACCCGCGACCCCGCAAGCGAGCGACGCCGATACCCTCGCGCCGGACACGGCCGGGAAACGCGGACCCGCGAGCAACACCTTCCACGGCCGTGACGTCTTCGCACCGGCCGCTGCCGCCGTTCACGACGCGCCGCTCTCGGATCTCTCCGACCTCGCGTTCCTGACGCCGGCCGAGTTCGCGGTCGATCTCGAGTTGCCCACTGCGTCCGTCGAGAACGAGCGTGCGCGCGGCGACGTGCTGGTCGTCGACGACTTCGGCAACGCGATCACGAACGTCCCCGGCGGCTACCTCGACGGGCGCGAGACGATCGTCGCGAACGGCGAGTCCGTCCCCGTCGGTGAGACGTTCGCTGCAGTTCCGGCCGGCGATCGACTCGCGACGGTCGGGAGTCACGGCTACGTGGAACTGGACGTCAACCAGGGTCGCGGCGACGAGGCGTTCGGTCTCACGGCCGGCGACGACGTCGTCCTCGAACCGACCGATACGAGTGCGTGA
- the lonB gene encoding ATP-dependent protease LonB has protein sequence MSNDTNVDDPPEDTAGTAASEDDPHEHDQDQQRQGDRSPLDEGGDRHDDVDDPMGEFDPDSVSDDGDDGDDDIETVEDLGSDVEVDPGVEVDEENAEDDLLGGLKIDTTDDIEVPDRLVDQVIGQDEARDIIIKAAKQRRHVMMIGSPGTGKSMLAKAMSQLLPQEDLQDVLVYHNPDDGNAPKVRTVPAGKGEQIIDAHKEEARKRNQMRSILMWIIIAIVVGYAIISQQILLGILAAGIVWLIFRYTSRGTDAMVPNMIVDNGDQRTAPFEDATGAHAGALLGDVRHDPFQSGGMETPSHDRVEPGSIHKSNKGVLFVDEINTLDVRTQQKLMTAIQEGEFSITGQSERSSGAMVQTEPVPCDFVMIAAGNLDAMENMHPALRNRIKGYGYEVYMEDTIEDTPEMRRKYARFVAQEVERDGRLPHFTRDAVEELILEAKRRSGRKNHLTLHFRTLGGLVRVAGDIARSEDREYTTREDVLQAKGRSRSIEQQLADDYIERRKDYELQVAEGGVEGRVNGLAVMGEDSGIMLPVMAEIAPAQGQGQVIATGQLKEMAEESVQNVSAIIKKFSDVNLSEKDIHIQFVQTGQQGVDGDSASITVATAVISALEDIPVDQTVAMTGSLSVRGDVLPVGGVTHKIEAAAKAGCETVIIPKANEQDVMIEDEYEEMVDIVPCSNISEVLEVALMGEPKKDSLVDRLKSITGSALDQGAVGSTSGSNPSPQ, from the coding sequence ATGAGCAACGATACGAACGTTGACGACCCTCCCGAAGACACTGCCGGGACTGCTGCCAGTGAGGATGACCCTCACGAGCACGATCAGGACCAGCAGCGTCAGGGAGATCGGTCGCCGCTTGACGAGGGTGGTGACCGTCACGACGACGTCGACGACCCGATGGGGGAGTTCGATCCCGATTCGGTGTCCGACGACGGAGACGACGGAGACGACGACATCGAAACCGTCGAGGACCTCGGCAGCGACGTCGAGGTCGACCCGGGTGTCGAGGTCGACGAGGAGAACGCCGAGGACGACTTGCTCGGCGGTCTCAAGATCGACACGACCGACGACATCGAGGTCCCCGATCGGCTCGTCGACCAGGTTATCGGACAGGACGAGGCACGAGACATCATCATCAAGGCGGCCAAGCAGCGCCGGCACGTGATGATGATCGGTTCTCCCGGGACCGGGAAGTCGATGCTGGCGAAGGCGATGAGCCAGCTACTGCCCCAGGAGGATCTGCAAGACGTCCTGGTCTATCACAACCCCGACGACGGGAACGCGCCGAAGGTCCGGACCGTTCCCGCGGGGAAGGGCGAACAGATCATCGACGCGCACAAGGAGGAAGCTCGCAAGCGCAACCAGATGCGCTCGATCCTGATGTGGATCATTATCGCGATCGTCGTCGGCTATGCGATCATCTCCCAGCAGATCCTCCTCGGCATCCTCGCTGCGGGTATCGTCTGGCTGATCTTCCGCTACACGAGCCGCGGGACGGACGCGATGGTGCCGAACATGATCGTCGACAACGGCGATCAGCGCACCGCGCCGTTCGAGGACGCGACCGGCGCTCACGCCGGCGCACTGCTCGGCGACGTCCGCCACGACCCGTTCCAGTCCGGCGGGATGGAGACGCCGTCCCACGATCGGGTCGAACCCGGCTCGATCCACAAGTCGAACAAGGGCGTGCTGTTCGTCGACGAGATCAACACGCTCGACGTCCGTACCCAGCAGAAGCTGATGACGGCGATCCAGGAGGGCGAGTTCTCGATCACCGGCCAGTCCGAGCGCTCCTCGGGCGCGATGGTCCAGACCGAACCCGTCCCCTGTGACTTCGTCATGATCGCCGCGGGGAACTTAGACGCGATGGAGAACATGCACCCCGCGCTCCGCAACCGGATCAAGGGGTACGGCTACGAGGTCTACATGGAGGACACCATCGAGGACACTCCCGAGATGCGCCGGAAGTACGCCCGGTTCGTCGCCCAGGAGGTCGAACGCGACGGCCGGCTCCCCCACTTCACGCGCGACGCCGTCGAGGAACTCATCCTCGAGGCCAAGCGCCGCTCGGGCCGGAAGAACCACCTGACGCTGCACTTCCGGACGCTCGGCGGCCTCGTCCGCGTCGCCGGCGACATCGCTCGCTCCGAAGACCGGGAGTACACCACCCGCGAGGACGTCCTGCAGGCCAAGGGCCGCTCGCGCTCGATCGAGCAACAGCTCGCAGACGACTACATCGAGCGCCGCAAGGACTACGAACTGCAGGTCGCCGAGGGCGGCGTCGAGGGCCGCGTCAACGGCCTCGCCGTCATGGGCGAAGACAGCGGAATCATGCTCCCCGTGATGGCCGAAATCGCCCCGGCACAGGGCCAGGGCCAGGTCATCGCCACGGGTCAGCTCAAGGAGATGGCCGAGGAGTCGGTCCAGAACGTCTCGGCGATCATCAAGAAGTTCTCCGACGTGAACCTCTCGGAGAAGGACATCCACATCCAGTTCGTCCAGACCGGCCAGCAGGGCGTCGACGGCGACTCCGCCTCCATCACGGTGGCGACGGCCGTCATCAGTGCCCTCGAGGACATCCCGGTCGACCAGACCGTCGCCATGACCGGCTCGCTCTCCGTTCGCGGGGACGTGCTTCCGGTCGGCGGCGTCACTCACAAGATCGAGGCCGCGGCCAAGGCCGGCTGTGAGACGGTCATCATCCCGAAGGCCAACGAACAGGACGTGATGATCGAGGACGAGTACGAGGAGATGGTCGACATCGTGCCCTGTTCGAACATCAGCGAAGTCCTCGAGGTCGCCCTGATGGGCGAACCGAAGAAGGACTCGCTCGTCGATCGGCTCAAGTCGATCACCGGATCGGCACTCGATCAAGGCGCCGTCGGCTCGACGAGCGGGTCGAACCCGAGTCCGCAGTAA
- the thsA gene encoding thermosome subunit alpha has product MFILSEDSQRTQGRDAQSSNIMAGKAVAESVRTTLGPRGMDKMLVDSSGEVVITNDGATILNEMDIEHPAAQMIVEVADSQEEEVGDGTTTAAVIAGNLLGEAEDLIEQDVHATTIVEGYHEAAEIALDAIAEQVGEAEVDDEILKQVAESSMTGKGTGGLTAESLAETVVEAIRHVETDAGVQRDNVAVHTQIGASSNATELVPGIVIDEEAAHDAMPANVEDASIAVLDVELGVRTGEIDAEYAIDSIDQLNQAIDAEESEVRGYAETIAESGADVVFTTEDVDDRVSTFLANEGVLVFESVSDSDARQIVSATGARRVGALEDLEADDFGAADRIRTENYGDDDLAFVEGGAAAEAVTVFVRGGTEHVVDELERAIEDALDVVSTALASGEVVPGAGATEIAIADTIRSEAAGIEGRKQLAVNAFADAIDVVPRTLAANTGQDPIDSLVDLRAAHESEGRAGLITTGEDVTIDDPFEHGVVDPADVKREAIESATEAATMIVRIDDVIAAE; this is encoded by the coding sequence ATGTTCATTCTGAGCGAGGATAGCCAGCGAACGCAGGGTCGCGACGCCCAATCGTCGAACATCATGGCCGGCAAGGCCGTCGCCGAGTCGGTACGGACGACGCTGGGCCCCCGCGGCATGGACAAGATGCTCGTCGACTCCAGCGGGGAGGTCGTCATCACGAACGACGGGGCGACCATCCTCAACGAGATGGACATCGAACACCCCGCGGCCCAGATGATCGTCGAGGTCGCCGACTCCCAGGAGGAGGAGGTCGGCGACGGCACGACGACGGCGGCCGTGATCGCTGGCAACCTGCTCGGCGAGGCCGAGGACCTCATCGAACAGGACGTCCATGCGACGACGATCGTCGAGGGCTACCACGAGGCCGCCGAGATCGCACTCGACGCGATCGCCGAGCAGGTCGGCGAGGCCGAGGTCGACGACGAGATCCTGAAACAGGTCGCCGAGTCGAGCATGACCGGCAAGGGCACCGGCGGGCTGACCGCCGAGTCGCTCGCCGAGACGGTCGTCGAGGCCATCCGCCACGTCGAGACGGACGCGGGCGTCCAGCGGGACAACGTCGCCGTCCACACCCAGATCGGCGCCTCCTCGAACGCGACCGAACTCGTCCCCGGGATCGTCATCGACGAGGAAGCCGCCCACGACGCGATGCCCGCGAACGTCGAGGACGCCTCGATCGCCGTCCTCGACGTCGAACTCGGCGTCCGGACCGGCGAGATCGACGCCGAGTACGCCATCGACTCGATCGACCAGCTCAACCAGGCGATCGACGCCGAGGAGAGCGAGGTCCGCGGCTACGCCGAGACGATCGCCGAGAGCGGTGCCGACGTCGTCTTCACCACCGAAGACGTCGACGACCGCGTCAGTACGTTCCTCGCCAACGAGGGCGTGCTCGTCTTCGAGAGCGTCAGCGACTCCGACGCCCGCCAGATCGTCTCCGCGACGGGTGCTCGCCGCGTCGGTGCCCTCGAGGACCTCGAGGCGGACGACTTCGGTGCTGCCGACCGCATTCGAACGGAGAACTACGGCGACGACGACCTCGCGTTCGTCGAGGGCGGCGCGGCCGCCGAAGCCGTCACCGTCTTCGTCCGCGGCGGTACCGAACACGTCGTCGACGAACTCGAACGCGCCATCGAGGACGCGCTCGACGTCGTCTCGACGGCCCTCGCGTCCGGCGAGGTCGTCCCCGGTGCCGGTGCGACCGAGATCGCGATCGCCGACACGATCCGCTCTGAAGCCGCCGGCATCGAGGGCCGCAAACAGCTCGCCGTCAACGCCTTCGCGGACGCGATCGACGTCGTCCCGCGCACGCTCGCGGCCAATACGGGCCAGGACCCGATCGACTCGCTCGTGGACCTCCGTGCCGCCCACGAGTCCGAGGGGCGCGCCGGTCTCATCACTACCGGTGAGGACGTCACGATCGACGATCCCTTCGAGCACGGCGTCGTCGACCCCGCCGACGTCAAGCGCGAGGCGATCGAGAGCGCCACCGAGGCCGCGACGATGATCGTCCGCATCGACGACGTCATCGCCGCCGAATAA